The following proteins are co-located in the Solea senegalensis isolate Sse05_10M linkage group LG12, IFAPA_SoseM_1, whole genome shotgun sequence genome:
- the LOC122778735 gene encoding solute carrier family 25 member 53-like produces MSNNTGSTMTGGPDHKQDEEGLRHSVVRFQSYLHGGTSSLLSTIPTLIVFPVYKTVFRQQIHNNPVHQAVGQLFKEGPVKLYRGVAPPLLMRTLNGTLLFGLQDTILCQLSSSPQNNISASALPALAGCCAGIVEGVVFTPFERVQNVLQNSQNDRHLPSLKSVLLRLKAQSLALGYYRAFLPIAARNALGSSLYFGLKGPVCAAVAAEGLSPMASSFVSGALTSMIISLTLYPLSVLVANMQAQVGGEVPGVMTCWRKLWRSRDRSVAMLYRGGSLVILRSCITWGIATAIYDRQKKESG; encoded by the exons ATGTCAAACAATACTGG CTCTACTATGACAGGAGGTCCTGACCATAAACAAGATGAAGAGGGCCTCAGGCACTCAGTGGTTCGCTTCCAGAGCTACTTGCATGGCGGGACATCCAGCCTGCTCTCCACCATCCCCACCCTCATAGTATTCCCTGTATACAAGACAGTTTTCCGTCAACAAATCCACAACAACCCAGTGCATCAGGCAGTGGGGCAGCTCTTCAAAGAGGGACCTGTTAAGCTCTACCGTGGTGTTGCACCACCTTTATTGATGAGGACTCTGAATGGCACCCTGCTCTTTGGTCTACAGGACACAATCCTATGCCAACTCTCGTCATCACCCCAAAACAACATCTCCGCTTCTGCCCTGCCTGCTCTGGCTGGGTGTTGTGCAGGTATTGTAGAAGGTGTGGTGTTCACCCCCTTTGAGCGTGTGCAAAATGTGTTGCAGAATAGCCAGAATGACCGTCATCTACCTTCACTGAAGAGTGTTCTTCTCAGGCTGAAGGCACAGAGTCTGGCCTTAGGGTACTACAGAGCGTTCCTGCCCATCGCAGCCCGCAATGCCCTCGGCAGCTCACTCTACTTTGGCCTGAAGGGGCCGGTATGTGCCGCTGTGGCAGCAGAGGGACTCTCTCCAATGGCCTCCTCCTTTGTGTCAGGGGCACTGACCTCCATGATTATCAGCCTGACTTTGTACCCACTCTCTGTGCTGGTGGCAAATATGCAGGCCCAGGTAGGAGGAGAGGTGCCAGGGGTCATGACTTGTTGGAGGAAGCTGTGGAGGTCCCGAGACAGGAGCGTGGCTATGCTTTACAGGGGGGGTTCCCTCGTCATTTTGAGATCGTGCATCACGTGGGGAATCGCGACTGCCATATATGACAGACAGAAGAAGGAGTCAGGCTGA
- the zgc:66447 gene encoding SLAIN motif-containing protein-like isoform X2: MHTRGMFTLRSLSSLCTTEAQMRSMVVPQPGNGSHPGLAESSKSGCKEEEDEGQDLAGVELEEVQKLQELVRRLEVQNETLRNRGSKTIIHRSASNNITAAANINQRLTCEGVNNSCLRLEHSGELGSTDFELSPPQDSSSSSEEMSPLPVASRLEEESSLGPCRDFLTLTCSNVAGESQGQSQTPESPSQESYESETLAENDSGVDQTALDEVDVLDLEDECAEVEDEDSWLYVSPKKQLADAGPESPLKWCRQALDQRTPETELACRTLISRLDQSSRWRNMYSSPAAEAGSPGSGPISPGYHKSTNKSLLTCGSSGVATIHSALSSQSSIDSELSTSDDSISMGYKLQDLTDVQIMARLQEESLRQDYASSSASASRRSSTASLQSLRRGGTYSDQEFDTYSLEDEEDDFCCMPQRRHRFTPSPSGSPRCLSPSTSNHGQEYSGRLGAPRARTPRRSLQGPSAELLKFAKSEEELRHSMPNLAPRTSLRSLEAVRNSRSMEANLQSSGNRMSHLTLSPSTGMASSRLRSNGQSPLSLRTPVKAVGPVGSMAAGRQHSRGLPVIQGPPAVGGRRGQSPGSAKDGAHIPGRASAGSGRPPVGQGQAISLASTRSKLSQPARRSLGVTRVSDESWKDGCY; encoded by the exons ATGCACACGCGGGGCATGTTTACCCTACGATCGCTGTCCAGTCTTTGCACTACAGAGGCACAG ATGAGGAGCATGGTGGTCCCGCAGCCTGGCAATGGCAGTCATCCCGGCCTTGCAGAGAGCTCCAAGTCAGGGTGcaaggaggaagaagacgaggGGCAGGACCTGGCAGGGGTGGAGCTTGAGGAGGTCCAAAAGTTGCAGGAGCTTGTCCGAAGGTTGGAAGTCCAGAATGAAACCCTGCGTAACAGGGGGAGCAAGACGATCATCCACAGAAGTGCCAGCAACAACATCACAGCCGCTGCCAATATCAACCAGAGACTAACTTGTGAAGGGGTAAACAACTCTTGTCTCAGGTTGGAGCACAGCGGCGAGCTGGGCAGCACAGACTTTGAGCTGTCACCCCCacaggacagcagcagcagcagtgaggagaTGTCCCCTCTGCCTGTGGCCAGCAGGCTAGAAGAAGAGTCTAGCCTGGGTCCTTGTAGGGACTTTCTCACCTTGACCTGCAGCAACGTAGCGGGAGAGAGCCAGGGGCAAAGTCAGACGCCCGAGAGCCCCTCTCAGGAAAGTTACGAGTCCGAGACACTTGCAGAGAATGACTCAGGAGTGGACCAAACTGCCCTGGATGAGGTGGATGTCCTAGATTTGGAGGACGAGTGTGCAGAAGTAGAGGATGAGGACAGCTG GTTATATGTGTCTCCTAAAAAACAACTAGCAGATGCAGGTCCGGAGTCGCCATTGAAATGGTGTCGGCAGGCTCTTGACCAGCGCACCCCAGAGACAGAGTTGGCTTGTCGGACACTGATCAGTCGTTTGGACCAGT CGTCTCGATGGAGAAACATGTACAGCAGCccagcagcagaggcaggcTCACCAGGCTCGGGCCCGATCTCTCCCGGGTACCACAAATCAACTAACAAATCCCTACTAACCTGTGGCAGCTCAG GTGTCGCAACCATTCACTCAGCCCTGAGCTCTCAGTCCTCTATAGACAGTGAGCTCAGCACCTCGGATGACTCCATCTCTATGGGCTACAAGCTACAGGATCTCACTGACGTCCAGATCATGGCTCGACTGCAAGAAGAGA GTCTTAGGCAGGATTATGCTTCCAGCTCAGCGTCTGCATCACGTCGCAGCTCCACAGCATCTCTGCAGTCCCTGCGCAGGGGTGGCACCTACAGTGATCAAGAATTTGACACCTACAGcctggaggatgaggaggatgatttCTGCTGCATGCCACAACGAAGACACCGTTTCACCCCCTCACCCTCAGGCTCACCGCGGTGCCTGTCTCCCTCCACATCCAACCATGGTCAGGAATACAGCGGTCGACTTGGGGCACCACGCGCAAGAACACCAAGGCGATCTCTCCAGGGCCCCAGTGCAGAGCTGCTTAAATTTGCCAAGAGTGAAG AGGAGTTGAGACACAGCATGCCTAATCTGGCCCCCCGCACCAGCCTACGTTCCCTGGAGGCAGTCAGAAACAGCCGCAGCATGGAGGCTAACCTCCAGAGCTCTGGCAACCGCATGTCCCACCTGACTCTCTCCCCTTCCACAG GTATGGCTAGTAGCCGACTGCGTAGCAACGGTCAGTCTCCACTCTCCTTGCGGACTCCAGTTAAAGCTGTCGGTCCAGTGGGCTCCATGGCAGCTGGCCGTCAACATTCAAGAGGTCTGCCTGTCATCCAAGGACCACCTGCAGTAGGGGGCCGCAGGGGCCAGTCCCCAGGTTCTGCTAAAGACGGAGCCCACATACCTGGGCGAGCCTCAGCTGGGTCAGGGCGGCCTCCTGTGGGCCAAGGACAGGCCATCTCATTGGCATCCACCAGAAGTAAACTTTCACAGCCCGCCAGAAG GTCTTTGGGTGTGACAAGAGTCTCGGATGAATCCTGGAAAGATGGCTGCTACTGA
- the zgc:66447 gene encoding SLAIN motif-containing protein-like isoform X1 — protein MHTRGMFTLRSLSSLCTTEAQMRSMVVPQPGNGSHPGLAESSKSGCKEEEDEGQDLAGVELEEVQKLQELVRRLEVQNETLRNRGSKTIIHRSASNNITAAANINQRLTCEGVNNSCLRLEHSGELGSTDFELSPPQDSSSSSEEMSPLPVASRLEEESSLGPCRDFLTLTCSNVAGESQGQSQTPESPSQESYESETLAENDSGVDQTALDEVDVLDLEDECAEVEDEDSWLYVSPKKQLADAGPESPLKWCRQALDQRTPETELACRTLISRLDQCMHETNTSSRWRNMYSSPAAEAGSPGSGPISPGYHKSTNKSLLTCGSSGVATIHSALSSQSSIDSELSTSDDSISMGYKLQDLTDVQIMARLQEESLRQDYASSSASASRRSSTASLQSLRRGGTYSDQEFDTYSLEDEEDDFCCMPQRRHRFTPSPSGSPRCLSPSTSNHGQEYSGRLGAPRARTPRRSLQGPSAELLKFAKSEEELRHSMPNLAPRTSLRSLEAVRNSRSMEANLQSSGNRMSHLTLSPSTGMASSRLRSNGQSPLSLRTPVKAVGPVGSMAAGRQHSRGLPVIQGPPAVGGRRGQSPGSAKDGAHIPGRASAGSGRPPVGQGQAISLASTRSKLSQPARRSLGVTRVSDESWKDGCY, from the exons ATGCACACGCGGGGCATGTTTACCCTACGATCGCTGTCCAGTCTTTGCACTACAGAGGCACAG ATGAGGAGCATGGTGGTCCCGCAGCCTGGCAATGGCAGTCATCCCGGCCTTGCAGAGAGCTCCAAGTCAGGGTGcaaggaggaagaagacgaggGGCAGGACCTGGCAGGGGTGGAGCTTGAGGAGGTCCAAAAGTTGCAGGAGCTTGTCCGAAGGTTGGAAGTCCAGAATGAAACCCTGCGTAACAGGGGGAGCAAGACGATCATCCACAGAAGTGCCAGCAACAACATCACAGCCGCTGCCAATATCAACCAGAGACTAACTTGTGAAGGGGTAAACAACTCTTGTCTCAGGTTGGAGCACAGCGGCGAGCTGGGCAGCACAGACTTTGAGCTGTCACCCCCacaggacagcagcagcagcagtgaggagaTGTCCCCTCTGCCTGTGGCCAGCAGGCTAGAAGAAGAGTCTAGCCTGGGTCCTTGTAGGGACTTTCTCACCTTGACCTGCAGCAACGTAGCGGGAGAGAGCCAGGGGCAAAGTCAGACGCCCGAGAGCCCCTCTCAGGAAAGTTACGAGTCCGAGACACTTGCAGAGAATGACTCAGGAGTGGACCAAACTGCCCTGGATGAGGTGGATGTCCTAGATTTGGAGGACGAGTGTGCAGAAGTAGAGGATGAGGACAGCTG GTTATATGTGTCTCCTAAAAAACAACTAGCAGATGCAGGTCCGGAGTCGCCATTGAAATGGTGTCGGCAGGCTCTTGACCAGCGCACCCCAGAGACAGAGTTGGCTTGTCGGACACTGATCAGTCGTTTGGACCAGTGTATGCATGAAACAAACacct CGTCTCGATGGAGAAACATGTACAGCAGCccagcagcagaggcaggcTCACCAGGCTCGGGCCCGATCTCTCCCGGGTACCACAAATCAACTAACAAATCCCTACTAACCTGTGGCAGCTCAG GTGTCGCAACCATTCACTCAGCCCTGAGCTCTCAGTCCTCTATAGACAGTGAGCTCAGCACCTCGGATGACTCCATCTCTATGGGCTACAAGCTACAGGATCTCACTGACGTCCAGATCATGGCTCGACTGCAAGAAGAGA GTCTTAGGCAGGATTATGCTTCCAGCTCAGCGTCTGCATCACGTCGCAGCTCCACAGCATCTCTGCAGTCCCTGCGCAGGGGTGGCACCTACAGTGATCAAGAATTTGACACCTACAGcctggaggatgaggaggatgatttCTGCTGCATGCCACAACGAAGACACCGTTTCACCCCCTCACCCTCAGGCTCACCGCGGTGCCTGTCTCCCTCCACATCCAACCATGGTCAGGAATACAGCGGTCGACTTGGGGCACCACGCGCAAGAACACCAAGGCGATCTCTCCAGGGCCCCAGTGCAGAGCTGCTTAAATTTGCCAAGAGTGAAG AGGAGTTGAGACACAGCATGCCTAATCTGGCCCCCCGCACCAGCCTACGTTCCCTGGAGGCAGTCAGAAACAGCCGCAGCATGGAGGCTAACCTCCAGAGCTCTGGCAACCGCATGTCCCACCTGACTCTCTCCCCTTCCACAG GTATGGCTAGTAGCCGACTGCGTAGCAACGGTCAGTCTCCACTCTCCTTGCGGACTCCAGTTAAAGCTGTCGGTCCAGTGGGCTCCATGGCAGCTGGCCGTCAACATTCAAGAGGTCTGCCTGTCATCCAAGGACCACCTGCAGTAGGGGGCCGCAGGGGCCAGTCCCCAGGTTCTGCTAAAGACGGAGCCCACATACCTGGGCGAGCCTCAGCTGGGTCAGGGCGGCCTCCTGTGGGCCAAGGACAGGCCATCTCATTGGCATCCACCAGAAGTAAACTTTCACAGCCCGCCAGAAG GTCTTTGGGTGTGACAAGAGTCTCGGATGAATCCTGGAAAGATGGCTGCTACTGA
- the zgc:66447 gene encoding SLAIN motif-containing protein-like isoform X3 gives MRSMVVPQPGNGSHPGLAESSKSGCKEEEDEGQDLAGVELEEVQKLQELVRRLEVQNETLRNRGSKTIIHRSASNNITAAANINQRLTCEGVNNSCLRLEHSGELGSTDFELSPPQDSSSSSEEMSPLPVASRLEEESSLGPCRDFLTLTCSNVAGESQGQSQTPESPSQESYESETLAENDSGVDQTALDEVDVLDLEDECAEVEDEDSWLYVSPKKQLADAGPESPLKWCRQALDQRTPETELACRTLISRLDQCMHETNTSSRWRNMYSSPAAEAGSPGSGPISPGYHKSTNKSLLTCGSSGVATIHSALSSQSSIDSELSTSDDSISMGYKLQDLTDVQIMARLQEESLRQDYASSSASASRRSSTASLQSLRRGGTYSDQEFDTYSLEDEEDDFCCMPQRRHRFTPSPSGSPRCLSPSTSNHGQEYSGRLGAPRARTPRRSLQGPSAELLKFAKSEEELRHSMPNLAPRTSLRSLEAVRNSRSMEANLQSSGNRMSHLTLSPSTGMASSRLRSNGQSPLSLRTPVKAVGPVGSMAAGRQHSRGLPVIQGPPAVGGRRGQSPGSAKDGAHIPGRASAGSGRPPVGQGQAISLASTRSKLSQPARRSLGVTRVSDESWKDGCY, from the exons ATGAGGAGCATGGTGGTCCCGCAGCCTGGCAATGGCAGTCATCCCGGCCTTGCAGAGAGCTCCAAGTCAGGGTGcaaggaggaagaagacgaggGGCAGGACCTGGCAGGGGTGGAGCTTGAGGAGGTCCAAAAGTTGCAGGAGCTTGTCCGAAGGTTGGAAGTCCAGAATGAAACCCTGCGTAACAGGGGGAGCAAGACGATCATCCACAGAAGTGCCAGCAACAACATCACAGCCGCTGCCAATATCAACCAGAGACTAACTTGTGAAGGGGTAAACAACTCTTGTCTCAGGTTGGAGCACAGCGGCGAGCTGGGCAGCACAGACTTTGAGCTGTCACCCCCacaggacagcagcagcagcagtgaggagaTGTCCCCTCTGCCTGTGGCCAGCAGGCTAGAAGAAGAGTCTAGCCTGGGTCCTTGTAGGGACTTTCTCACCTTGACCTGCAGCAACGTAGCGGGAGAGAGCCAGGGGCAAAGTCAGACGCCCGAGAGCCCCTCTCAGGAAAGTTACGAGTCCGAGACACTTGCAGAGAATGACTCAGGAGTGGACCAAACTGCCCTGGATGAGGTGGATGTCCTAGATTTGGAGGACGAGTGTGCAGAAGTAGAGGATGAGGACAGCTG GTTATATGTGTCTCCTAAAAAACAACTAGCAGATGCAGGTCCGGAGTCGCCATTGAAATGGTGTCGGCAGGCTCTTGACCAGCGCACCCCAGAGACAGAGTTGGCTTGTCGGACACTGATCAGTCGTTTGGACCAGTGTATGCATGAAACAAACacct CGTCTCGATGGAGAAACATGTACAGCAGCccagcagcagaggcaggcTCACCAGGCTCGGGCCCGATCTCTCCCGGGTACCACAAATCAACTAACAAATCCCTACTAACCTGTGGCAGCTCAG GTGTCGCAACCATTCACTCAGCCCTGAGCTCTCAGTCCTCTATAGACAGTGAGCTCAGCACCTCGGATGACTCCATCTCTATGGGCTACAAGCTACAGGATCTCACTGACGTCCAGATCATGGCTCGACTGCAAGAAGAGA GTCTTAGGCAGGATTATGCTTCCAGCTCAGCGTCTGCATCACGTCGCAGCTCCACAGCATCTCTGCAGTCCCTGCGCAGGGGTGGCACCTACAGTGATCAAGAATTTGACACCTACAGcctggaggatgaggaggatgatttCTGCTGCATGCCACAACGAAGACACCGTTTCACCCCCTCACCCTCAGGCTCACCGCGGTGCCTGTCTCCCTCCACATCCAACCATGGTCAGGAATACAGCGGTCGACTTGGGGCACCACGCGCAAGAACACCAAGGCGATCTCTCCAGGGCCCCAGTGCAGAGCTGCTTAAATTTGCCAAGAGTGAAG AGGAGTTGAGACACAGCATGCCTAATCTGGCCCCCCGCACCAGCCTACGTTCCCTGGAGGCAGTCAGAAACAGCCGCAGCATGGAGGCTAACCTCCAGAGCTCTGGCAACCGCATGTCCCACCTGACTCTCTCCCCTTCCACAG GTATGGCTAGTAGCCGACTGCGTAGCAACGGTCAGTCTCCACTCTCCTTGCGGACTCCAGTTAAAGCTGTCGGTCCAGTGGGCTCCATGGCAGCTGGCCGTCAACATTCAAGAGGTCTGCCTGTCATCCAAGGACCACCTGCAGTAGGGGGCCGCAGGGGCCAGTCCCCAGGTTCTGCTAAAGACGGAGCCCACATACCTGGGCGAGCCTCAGCTGGGTCAGGGCGGCCTCCTGTGGGCCAAGGACAGGCCATCTCATTGGCATCCACCAGAAGTAAACTTTCACAGCCCGCCAGAAG GTCTTTGGGTGTGACAAGAGTCTCGGATGAATCCTGGAAAGATGGCTGCTACTGA
- the znf711 gene encoding zinc finger protein 711 yields MDQGGGVLELHTQELKMPHAMIMQDFVAGMGGLAHIDGEHIVVSVPEGMLLSDVMTDEGILLEHGLEVEGLETQVVQGLETEVVEGLETEVVESLHADVEGFEAEVVDGLQTHVVELEAQVVEGLDGEVEVEGLEAHVVEGLETEVDVEDLEAHVVGGLEEEVEVEGLEAEVVEGLEVDVESLQSQGVEAHEMTSEDMVPTGHSVILPENILGTEVAIEEALDHHHHHHHHHHHVLSSDLIQDSNHHHDDMPDQVFVAELLSEHPDNTLDHQLVSEGLMVTEEGSETIIHQQLPTEVVPLQTDEDDDARSSSEDYLMISLDEVGEKLDIGDTPLEISTEVMEDKEIKEEDGSEVIKVYIFKAEADDDLGGTEVITEDDYQNGHPDLEAASSGRLGVGRDKMVYMAVKQHVKDEDEDDEDDSDEDDDDISNTIEQVKNGTATPFLQIREGPGPNRTLKPKAKKKKKGDTRPCQTAVIIGPDGMPLTVYPCHLCGKKFRSRGFLKCHMKNHPDHLLKKKYQCTDCDFTTNKKVSFHNHLESHKLLSHNSERSPEYSEYTRRYHESSPLGSDKLIVKDREPKLHHCKYCDYETAEQGLLNRHLLAVHSKNFAHVCVECAKGFRHPSELKKHMRTHTGEKPYHCPHCEFRCADQSNLKTHIKSKHGADLPFKCSHCPQAYADARELQRHMEMVQGHKTHQCPHCEHKSTNSSDLKRHIISVHTKDFPHQCDVCEKGFHRPSELKKHAETHKGNKVHQCRHCNFNAPDTFTLSRHILSLHTKDLPFKCKRCRRGFRQPAELKKHMKTHSGRKVYQCQYCEYNSTDASGFKRHVISIHTKDYPHRCDYCTKGFRRPSEKSQHIARHHKDMLM; encoded by the exons ATGGATCAAGGAGGAGGGGTGTTGGAGCTACACACTCAGGAGCTAAAGATGCCCCACGCTATGATCATGCAAGACTTTG ttgCAGGCATGGGAGGTCTGGCTCATATTGATGGGGAACACATTGTTGTGTCTGTGCCTGAGGGTATGCTTCTTTCTGATGTGATGACGGATGAGGGCATCCTTCTGGAACATGGGCTTGAGGTGGAAGGCCTGGAGACTCAAGTGGTTCAAGGACTGGAGACAGAGGTGGTTGAAGGATTGGAGACCGAAGTGGTAGAAAGCTTGCATGCAGATGTAGAAGGCTTTGAAGCAGAAGTGGTGGATGGCCTACAGACACATGTTGTAGAACTGGAGGCTCAGGTTGTAGAGGGTCTGGACGGTGAGGTCGAAGTGGAAGGTCTTGAGGCACACGTGGTGGAGGGGCTTGAAACTGAGGTAGATGTCGAAGATCTTGAAGCTCATGTTGTTGGGGGCCTTGAGGAAGAGGTGGAAGTGGAAGGTTTAGAAGCTGAGGTTGTTGAAGGTCTCGAGGTAGATGTGGAAAGCCTGCAGTCTCAAGGAGTTGAGGCCCATGAAATGACCAGTGAAGACATGGTGCCTACAGGACACAGTGTGATCTTGCCTGAGAATATCCTCGGGACAGAGGTTGCAATAGAGGAAGCATTggaccatcaccaccatcaccaccaccaccaccaccatgtcCTTTCCTCAGACCTCATCCAGGACTCAAATCACCACCACGATGACATGCCAGACCAGGTTTTTGTGGCAGAGCTACTTTCTGAGCACCCGGACAACACCCTAGATCACCAGCTTGTGTCAGAAGGCTTGATGGTGACTGAGGAAGGCTCAGAGACCATAATCCACCAACAGCTGCCAACTGAGGTTGTTCCTCTGCAGacagatgaggatgatgatgcaAGGAGCAGTTCTGAGGATTATCTCATGATCTCTT TGGATGAAGTGGGCGAAAAGTTGGATATAGGAGACACTCCCCTTGAGATCAGCACAGAAGTAATGGAAGATAAGGAAATCAAAGAGGAGGATGGGTCTGAGGTCATCAAAGTCTACATTTTTAAAGCTGAAGCGGACGACGATTTAG GTGGAACTGAGGTAATAACAGAGGATGATTACCAGAATGGTCATCCTGACCTGGAGGCTGCCTCATCGGGCAGACTGGGAGTTGGCCGGGACAAGATGGTCTACATGGCGGTCAAGCAGCATGTTAAAGACGAGGACGAGGATGATGAAGACGAcagtgatgaggatgatgatgacatca GTAATACCATTGAACAGGTGAAGAATGGCACAGCCACACCATTTCTGCAGATCCGAGAGGGACCAGGTCCCAACCGTACCCTTAAACCTAAAgctaagaaaaagaagaaaggagatACACGACCGTGTCAGACTG CTGTTATCATTGGACCAGATGGTATGCCTTTGACAGTCTACCCTTGCCACCTTTGTGGAAAGAAATTTCGCTCACGAGGCTTCctaaaatgtcacatgaagAACCATCCGGACCATCTGTTAAAGAAGAAGTACCAGTGTACAGACTGTGACTTTACCACCAACAAGAAGGTCAGTTTTCACAACCATTTGGAGAGCCACAAACTGCTGAGTCACAACAGTGAGCGCTCTCCAGAGTACTCTGAATACACACGGCGCTACCACGAGTCGAGCCCACTGGGCTCTGACAAGCTCATTGTCAAGGACCGGGAGCCCAAATTGCATCACTGCAAGTACTGCGATTATGAGACCGCTGAACAGGGCCTACTTAACCGTCACCTGCTTGCAGTGCACAGTAAGAactttgcacatgtgtgtgtcgaGTGCGCCAAAGGCTTCCGCCATCCGTCAGAGCTGAAGAAACACATGCGGACCCACACAGGCGAGAAGCCGTACCACTGCCCGCACTGTGAGTTCCGCTGTGCAGATCAGTCCAATCTAAAGACTCACATCAAGAGTAAGCATGGTGCAGATCTGCCTTTCAAGTGCAGCCATTGTCCCCAAGCCTATGCTGATGCTCGGGAACTCCAGCGTCACATGGAGATGGTGCAAGGCCACAAGACCCACCAGTGTCCACACTGTGAGCACAAGAGCACCAACTCCAGTGACCTGAAACGACACATTATATCTGTTCACACCAAGGACTTTCCTCATCAGTGCGACGTTTGTGAGAAAGGCTTTCACAGGCCGTCTGAGTTAAAGAAacacgcagagacacacaagGGCAACAAGGTGCACCAGTGCCGGCATTGTAACTTCAATGCCCCCGACACCTTCACCCTGAGCCGCCATATTTTGTCCTTGCATACAAAGGACCTCCCTTTTAAGTGCAAGCGGTGCCGGAGAGGCTTCCGGCAGCCAGCTGAGCTGAAGAagcacatgaagacacacagtGGTAGAAAGGTTTATCAGTGCCAGTATTGTGAGTATAACAGTACGGACGCTTCTGGTTTCAAACGCCATGTCATCTCCATTCACACCAAGGACTACCCCCACCGCTGCGACTACTGCACCAAGGGCTTTAGGAGGCCTTCAGAGAAGAGCCAGCACATAGCCAGGCACCACAAAGACATGTTGATGTAA
- the LOC122778297 gene encoding BTB/POZ domain-containing protein KCTD12-like — translation MALPDSGISGEEVPFPEIIELNVGGQVYITRYSTLTSVPESLLWEMFSRKSAKGLARDTKGRFFVDRDGFLFRYILDYMRDQQLVLPDHFPERGRLQREAEFFNLPELVKQLAPKISKQNSLGDEGCQSDPEDSSPGIDSARNLSSLGAAAAACASLVPGAMDGKRSGFITIGYRGSYTLGRDSHTDAKFRRVARIMVCGKTSLAKEVFGETLNESRDPDRPPERYTSRYYLKFTFLEQAFDKLADAGFHMVACNSTGTCAFAHEQTDDKIWTSYTEYVFYRE, via the coding sequence ATGGCTTTACCAGACAGTGGCATATCCGGGGAGGAAGTACCCTTCCCAGAGATTATAGAGCTTAATGTCGGAGGCCAGGTGTACATAACCCGCTACTCTACCCTCACAAGTGTGCCAGAGTCTCTGCTGTGGGAGATGTTCAGTCGAAAGTCAGCCAAGGGACTGGCCAGGGACACCAAGGGGCGCTTCTTTGTGGACCGTGATGGTTTCCTGTTCCGCTACATCTTGGACTACATGCGGGACCAGCAGCTGGTTCTTCCAGACCACTTCCCTGAGCGCGGGCGTCTGCAGAGGGAGGCCGAGTTCTTCAATCTGCCAGAGCTTGTCAAGCAGCTGGCGCCCAAAATCAGCAAGCAGAACTCACTGGGTGACGAGGGATGCCAGAGCGACCCAGAGGACTCCTCACCTGGGATTGACTCGGCCCGTAACCTTAGCTCACTTGGTGCTGCCGCTGCCGCCTGTGCCAGCCTGGTCCCCGGTGCCATGGATGGAAAGCGGTCCGGGTTCATCACTATCGGGTACCGAGGCTCGTACACGTTAGGCCGCGACAGTCACACCGATGCCAAATTCCGCCGGGTGGCAAGAATCATGGTGTGTGGGAAGACCTCCTTGGCCAAAGAGGTATTTGGAGAGACGCTTAATGAGAGCCGTGACCCTGACCGCCCTCCTGAGCGCTACACATCACGCTACTATCTTAAGTTCACCTTTCTGGAGCAGGCTTTTGACAAGCTGGCTGATGCAGGTTTCCACATGGTGGCCTGTAACTCCACAGGAACCTGCGCCTTTGCCCATGAGCAAACTGATGACAAGATCTGGACCAGCTACACTGAATATGTGTTCTACCGTGAGTGA